A single region of the Silene latifolia isolate original U9 population chromosome 8, ASM4854445v1, whole genome shotgun sequence genome encodes:
- the LOC141594722 gene encoding protein NRT1/ PTR FAMILY 7.3-like gives MVNQALAILAYFGIGVNLVLFLKTVLGENNVDAANSVSIWTGTMYMFSLLGAFVSDAYWGRYKTCAIFQAIFVIGLTLFSLLSTLILLKPKGCGDEHVLCNSHTAFHKALFYVVMYVVALGMGGYQPNIAVFGADQFDDQDVQQQRSKLSYFSFFVLALNLGSFLSKMVLGNFEDGGSWGVGFWISTGSAVMGLALFFAGTRLYRTILPSGNCASMVFRAVATTMSRRQRVDMEQQTNDNNVRELEKVKRLVRLIPVWLCIIFYSVVFAQMSSLFMEQGAAMKKKMWHIHISPATVSVFNIISVAIFIFFDRFLLSPLVTRQRNRALSELERMGVGLVIAFLAMMAAGLVEFFRRKYAIKECPNASSLSILWQIPQYMLVGASEVFMGVARMEFFYGQAPEELKCFGTALSLTSISLGNYLSTLITTIITKISTSTGTPGWIPQDLNKGHLEWFYFLLAALTMIDFVVYLFIARAYKYVLDEVANHN, from the exons ATGG TGAATCAAGCTTTGGCTATACTGGCATATTTCGGAATTGGAGTGAATCTAGTACTCTTTCTTAAAACAGTGTTAGGCGAAAATAATGTGGATGCTGCAAATAGCGTCAGCATATGGACGGGAACAATGTACATGTTCTCCCTTCTAGGTGCATTTGTCAGCGATGCCTATTGGGGAAGATATAAAACTTGTGCCATTTTTCAAGCCATTTTTGTTATT GGCTTGACATTGTTCTCATTACTATCCACTTTAATTTTGCTCAAGCCTAAGGGGTGTGGTGACGAACATGTTCTATGCAACTCGCACACTGCCTTCCATAAGGCATTATTCTACGTGGTCATGTATGTGGTGGCTCTTGGTATGGGAGGATACCAACCAAATATTGCAGTATTTGGGGCAGATCAATTTGATGATCAAGATGTCCAACAACAAAGATCAAAATTATCTTACTTCAGTTTTTTCGTCTTGGCTCTTAATCTTGGATCTTTCTTATCGAAAATGGTCTTGGGAAATTTTGAAGACGGAGGAAGTTGGGGTGTTGGATTCTGGATTTCAACTGGTTCTGCTGTGATGGGTTTAGCTTTGTTTTTTGCTGGAACTCGTCTATATAGAACCATCTTGCCAAGTGGAAATTGTGCTTCAATGGTTTTTAGAGCGGTCGCTACTACCATGTCAAGGCGACAACGTGTTGATATGGAGCAACAAACAAATGATAATAATGTTAGAGAATTGGAAAAGGTTAAACGTCTAGTGAGGTTGATTCCTGTTTGGCTATGCATTATCTTTTATTCGGTCGTATTTGCTCAGATGTCTTCCTTGTTCATGGAACAAGGCGCGGCAATGAAAAAGAAAATGTGGCATATACACATCTCACCAGCTACTGTGTCTGTATTTAACATAATTAGTGTGGCCATCTTCATCTTTTTTGACCGTTTTCTATTGAGTCCTCTAGTAACTCGGCAGAGAAATCGTGCCTTGTCCGAGTTAGAAAGAATGGGAGTAGGACTTGTCATTGCCTTTTTGGCCATGATGGCAGCCGGGTTAGTTGAGTTCTTTCGACGGAAATATGCCATAAAAGAGTGCCCTAATGCCAGCTCCCTTAGCATACTTTGGCAAATACCGCAGTATATGCTTGTGGGGGCTTCAGAGGTTTTTATGGGCGTTGCTCGAATGGAGTTCTTCTACGGACAAGCACCAGAAGAATTGAAATGCTTTGGAACTGCTTTGTCCCTTACTTCAATTTCCCTCGGAAATTACTTAAGTACTCTCATAACAACCATAATTACGAAGATATCTACTTCGACCGGTACGCCTGGATGGATACCGCAAGATTTAAACAAGGGTCACCTCGAATGGTTTTATTTCCTATTAGCGGCTCTAACCATGATTGATTTTGTTGTATATTTGTTCATAGCAAGAGCCTACAAGTATGTTTTGGATGAGGTGGCTAACCATAATTGA